The following coding sequences are from one Nonlabens arenilitoris window:
- a CDS encoding fibronectin type III domain-containing protein: MKHFYATFLALFTVSMMVAQCDYSLEMLDNFGDGWNNGAQISVTINGGTPQVYTVPNPPGNINTVTITVNDGDTLSLDYVADAVTPGDNEFTLFDSEGIVVVNSGFSPATGNFFNSTVSCPTCPAVSNITSNNVVADSAEIGWTAGGSEMEWIIEYGIAPYSCGSGGTQVTATSNPFVISGLSSVTTYDVYVIAVCGPGDQSACQGPIQFTTTESCPSPSNFAPVTQTANSVSFVWDANGNPSPTFEVEYGPSPYTQGSGGTVVQQFTAPFADVTGLASDTSYDFFVRIDCGMGDLSVWAGPYTAQTAISCPVVTAIQATNISFNSMDIDWAAGSTETEWEVEYAAVGTISAPFSNPAQGTVVNVMTNPSTTLSGLSDATAYDIYVRAVCDPVAPDYSSATLLNATTLCLPFAPTSAAPYLQDFESFGATTAFVEELCWSATSVDAYDWNVDGAGSTPSSNTGPLAAFSGVNYFYTEASSGSAGTSEAILNGPQFDLSGLTNPSVQFYYHMFGGQIGDLILEVDDLTGSGWTAVNTISGAQQTAQGDSWLLQIVNLSAYSGQTVQIRFRAVSAGTFEGDISLDDVYVGELPPCPDPNLLTTNGILDTSAVLSWSENGLATSWEVEVQPTGVAQGSAGAVYENLTASNPETASGLTAETTYDFYVRSNCGTDGFSAWVGPFTFTTKCSPIVASYTEDFESFTAGVDFVAANCWEGSWNSTSFTEWNWNIDGAGSTPTTNTGPDGANSGSNYFYVEGNGGVAGNEAILLAPIVDISGLTAPSMQFASHMFGAATGILHVDVNDGSGFVNDVLTLTGQQQTSGASAWDVQVVDLLPYNSTGTVQVRFRAERTETAFTGTSDIAIDDIVFDEIPACPQPSALATGVVTDITAEILWNENGSATAWSIEYGPCGFVPGDGTSTTVAATTNPFTVSGLSSFTCYDYYITADCGMGTLSAVSGPGTFTTECAAFTAPYLDTFEAFTASTTFVEENCWAADSDSAYDWNVDNNGSTPSSGTGPLGAFSGSNYFYTEASSGTAGDEARLVSPLIDITPLTAPSVQFKYHMFGAQIGTLHVDVNDGAGWINDVDMIVGQQQLAQADDWLDAIIDLAPVALTSNIIQVRLRAEANGTFAGDISIDDFRVDNIPTCPNVLMLSTGVVNSSSVELNWTAGGTETEWVVEYREVGTTAFTAVTPNPTTPTTIISGLSSGTDYELCVSAVCGPGDISQQVCTNASTSPDYCAGDAFVDSGGASGDYQNSENITYNICPDNAGDVVYVNFTFNDMEDSGTGCFDGLTIYDGPDNTFPTINTPSGGTEWCWDPTNNSGTGDLVGQLLLATSTSGCLTFVFESDGSVQRPGWSATVTCAAPPTCAAPSALTAPTVTDTTADLAWTAGGTETEWDVEVGLPGFTPDTMTAEVTVLGITPTPDTLVSGLLPNTDYEYYVRAVCGPGDTSIYIGPFTFTTACAAFTAPYFEDFETFVASTTFVEDECWSASATAGFDWNVDGAGSTPSTGTGPLAANSGVNYFYTEASGAGTGDVATLVSPLIDLTSLTTPSVEFFYHMFGGQIGSLDLEINDGTGWANVVTLGPGQIQTAQADAWLSQISDLSAYAGATVQFRFIATSNGSFEGDISLDDFKVDELPACPNPSILTATNITDSTADLGWTENGMSTIWNIEYGPCGFTPGTMDPAAVQVTGTTMNPLSIAGLSSQTCYEFYVTSDCGAGAFSNMVGPFSFETACAAFVAPYTEGFETFTVSTSFVEENCWSTPQTTGYTWDVSGAGTGSTGTGPLAAATGTNFFFTEASSGALGAETELLSPLIDMSALTNPALTFSYHMHGVNMGTLHVDVNDGNGWVNDVASFVGQQQPVQADPWITTNVGLGAFTGATIQVRFRGERGNGFESDMSIDDVVVDSFTGCLPPSNLAVSNVTSSTADVTWTAGGGETVWEYVNQIAGTGIPTGAGTSTMNTAESLSGLASSTSFEVYVRADCGMGNFSDWVGPFTYQTSCAPFVAPYGTATGAPGNDFTAYPGVCWSEGDDTAVAVGPNGLDGAWATDDFANDAASSNGQAAKINIWTTAAINDWLVTPEFDLGTAGNFEAIFDIAHTDFSDTIPGVFTADQQVQLVITDDGGMTWTTLQTWDSTTTVSNTGQNVVVDLSAYTGIVQLAFWGSNGVAASAGDSEFFVDNFTIDATASASSVEELGFTFYPNPVKDVLNINGLQNIDSATVMNMLGQQVLNVEPGVTNAQIDMSTLSAGIYLVQVTTDSRTSTIRVVKE, encoded by the coding sequence ATGAAACATTTTTACGCTACTTTTTTAGCATTATTCACTGTTTCAATGATGGTCGCTCAGTGTGATTATTCATTAGAAATGTTGGATAATTTTGGAGATGGTTGGAACAATGGTGCGCAGATATCTGTGACCATCAATGGTGGTACACCACAAGTGTACACCGTACCTAATCCGCCGGGTAATATTAATACAGTCACTATTACTGTAAATGATGGAGATACCTTATCATTAGACTATGTGGCCGATGCTGTCACACCAGGAGATAATGAATTTACATTATTTGATTCTGAAGGAATAGTAGTTGTTAATTCTGGTTTTTCTCCGGCAACTGGTAATTTCTTCAATAGTACGGTGTCATGTCCAACATGTCCTGCTGTATCTAATATTACCTCAAATAATGTGGTTGCAGATTCTGCCGAGATAGGGTGGACCGCTGGAGGATCTGAAATGGAATGGATAATAGAATATGGTATTGCTCCATACTCTTGTGGTTCTGGTGGTACACAAGTTACCGCTACTTCAAATCCATTTGTTATTTCAGGACTTAGTTCTGTTACTACTTATGATGTGTACGTTATAGCTGTTTGTGGACCTGGTGACCAAAGTGCCTGTCAAGGACCAATTCAGTTTACTACGACAGAATCATGTCCAAGCCCGTCAAATTTTGCTCCTGTAACGCAGACCGCAAATAGCGTTTCTTTTGTTTGGGATGCTAATGGAAATCCTAGCCCTACTTTTGAAGTAGAATATGGTCCATCTCCATATACACAAGGTAGTGGAGGAACGGTTGTACAACAATTTACGGCACCATTTGCAGATGTTACAGGTTTAGCATCTGATACTTCTTATGACTTTTTTGTTAGAATTGATTGCGGAATGGGAGATTTAAGCGTTTGGGCTGGACCTTACACTGCACAAACGGCTATTTCTTGTCCAGTAGTTACCGCAATTCAGGCAACTAACATTTCATTCAATAGTATGGATATTGACTGGGCGGCTGGTTCTACTGAAACAGAATGGGAAGTTGAATATGCTGCAGTAGGTACCATATCGGCTCCTTTTTCTAACCCAGCTCAAGGAACAGTTGTGAACGTGATGACTAATCCTTCCACAACTTTATCTGGTTTATCTGATGCTACTGCTTACGATATTTATGTAAGAGCGGTATGTGATCCAGTTGCTCCAGATTATAGTTCTGCAACATTATTGAACGCAACCACTTTGTGTTTACCATTTGCACCAACGTCTGCGGCACCATATCTTCAAGATTTTGAATCATTTGGAGCCACTACTGCGTTTGTAGAAGAATTATGTTGGTCAGCTACTTCGGTTGATGCTTATGATTGGAATGTTGATGGTGCAGGTTCTACACCTTCATCTAATACTGGGCCTTTAGCAGCTTTTTCTGGCGTTAATTATTTCTATACTGAAGCAAGTTCTGGATCAGCAGGTACTAGTGAGGCTATTCTTAATGGTCCTCAATTTGACCTTTCTGGGTTAACTAATCCATCAGTTCAGTTTTATTATCACATGTTTGGTGGTCAAATAGGAGATTTAATTCTCGAGGTGGATGATTTAACTGGTTCAGGTTGGACTGCTGTTAACACTATTTCTGGTGCTCAGCAAACAGCTCAAGGAGATTCTTGGTTACTTCAAATTGTTAATTTAAGTGCATATTCTGGTCAAACCGTTCAAATTAGATTTAGAGCAGTATCTGCTGGAACATTTGAAGGTGACATTTCTTTAGATGATGTGTATGTTGGTGAATTACCACCTTGTCCAGATCCTAATTTGTTAACCACTAATGGAATTTTAGATACAAGTGCGGTACTTTCTTGGTCTGAAAACGGTTTGGCGACTTCTTGGGAAGTAGAGGTGCAGCCTACAGGTGTAGCGCAAGGTTCAGCTGGTGCAGTATATGAAAATCTTACCGCTTCAAATCCTGAAACAGCGTCTGGATTAACAGCAGAAACTACTTATGATTTCTATGTACGATCAAATTGTGGTACAGATGGATTTAGTGCTTGGGTAGGACCTTTTACATTTACCACAAAATGTTCTCCAATTGTAGCATCATATACTGAGGATTTTGAAAGCTTTACTGCAGGTGTAGACTTTGTTGCTGCAAATTGTTGGGAAGGTTCTTGGAACTCAACTTCCTTTACAGAATGGAATTGGAATATAGATGGAGCAGGTAGTACGCCTACAACTAATACGGGACCTGATGGTGCTAATAGTGGTAGTAACTATTTTTATGTAGAAGGAAATGGTGGAGTAGCGGGAAATGAAGCAATTTTACTAGCACCTATAGTTGATATCTCAGGTTTAACAGCACCGTCAATGCAGTTTGCTTCTCATATGTTTGGTGCTGCGACTGGAATTTTACATGTCGATGTTAATGATGGTTCTGGATTTGTAAATGATGTTTTGACACTTACTGGGCAACAACAAACTAGCGGAGCATCTGCTTGGGACGTGCAAGTAGTAGACTTGTTACCATACAATAGTACAGGTACTGTTCAGGTTAGATTTAGAGCCGAAAGAACTGAAACTGCATTTACAGGAACTTCAGACATAGCGATTGATGATATTGTTTTTGACGAGATCCCAGCTTGCCCGCAGCCATCAGCTTTAGCTACAGGTGTTGTTACTGACATAACAGCCGAAATATTATGGAATGAAAATGGATCTGCAACTGCATGGAGTATAGAGTATGGTCCTTGTGGATTTGTTCCTGGTGATGGGACTTCTACAACTGTAGCTGCAACTACTAATCCATTCACTGTTTCTGGATTGTCGTCTTTTACATGCTATGATTATTATATTACTGCAGATTGTGGAATGGGTACTCTAAGTGCTGTTTCTGGTCCTGGAACTTTTACTACAGAATGTGCTGCATTTACAGCACCTTATTTGGATACATTTGAGGCATTTACCGCTTCGACTACGTTTGTAGAAGAAAATTGTTGGGCAGCAGATTCTGATTCTGCCTACGATTGGAATGTTGATAACAATGGTTCAACACCTTCTTCAGGAACTGGTCCTTTAGGTGCTTTTAGTGGTAGTAATTATTTCTATACTGAAGCTTCCAGTGGTACCGCTGGTGATGAAGCTAGACTAGTTTCTCCGTTAATAGATATTACGCCTTTAACAGCTCCTTCTGTCCAGTTTAAATATCATATGTTTGGTGCTCAAATAGGTACATTGCATGTTGATGTGAACGATGGAGCAGGTTGGATAAATGATGTTGATATGATTGTAGGGCAACAACAGTTAGCTCAAGCTGATGATTGGCTGGATGCAATTATTGATTTAGCTCCTGTTGCACTTACTAGTAATATTATTCAAGTAAGACTTAGAGCTGAAGCTAATGGTACTTTTGCTGGTGATATTTCAATTGATGACTTTAGAGTTGATAACATACCGACTTGTCCTAATGTTTTAATGCTTTCTACTGGAGTAGTAAATTCTAGTAGTGTTGAATTAAACTGGACAGCTGGTGGTACAGAAACTGAATGGGTTGTTGAGTATAGAGAAGTAGGTACTACTGCATTTACTGCTGTAACGCCTAATCCAACTACTCCTACGACTATTATTTCTGGTTTAAGCAGTGGAACAGATTATGAATTATGTGTGTCTGCAGTATGTGGACCTGGAGATATTTCTCAACAAGTATGTACCAATGCATCGACATCTCCTGATTACTGTGCTGGTGATGCATTTGTAGATTCTGGTGGAGCATCTGGTGACTACCAGAATAGTGAAAACATTACTTACAACATTTGTCCAGATAATGCTGGTGATGTGGTTTATGTGAATTTCACATTTAATGATATGGAAGATAGTGGTACTGGTTGTTTTGATGGTCTAACAATTTATGATGGACCAGATAATACGTTCCCTACTATTAATACTCCTTCTGGAGGAACTGAATGGTGCTGGGACCCTACAAACAATAGTGGTACTGGTGATTTAGTAGGTCAATTGTTGCTAGCCACGTCTACTTCAGGTTGTTTGACATTTGTTTTTGAATCTGATGGATCTGTTCAACGACCAGGTTGGTCAGCGACTGTGACATGTGCCGCTCCTCCTACGTGTGCCGCTCCATCTGCTTTAACTGCTCCTACGGTAACTGACACTACAGCAGATTTAGCATGGACAGCTGGTGGTACAGAGACTGAATGGGATGTTGAAGTAGGATTACCTGGATTTACACCAGATACTATGACTGCTGAAGTTACTGTATTAGGAATAACACCTACACCTGACACATTAGTTTCTGGACTATTACCTAATACAGATTATGAATATTACGTAAGAGCAGTTTGTGGACCTGGTGACACGAGCATTTATATAGGTCCTTTTACATTTACTACAGCATGTGCTGCATTTACAGCACCATATTTCGAGGATTTTGAAACATTTGTAGCTAGTACAACTTTTGTTGAAGATGAGTGTTGGTCAGCATCGGCAACTGCTGGTTTTGATTGGAATGTTGATGGAGCTGGTAGTACGCCTTCAACTGGAACAGGTCCATTGGCAGCAAATAGTGGTGTGAATTATTTTTATACTGAGGCCTCGGGAGCAGGAACTGGAGATGTAGCTACGCTAGTTAGTCCATTGATTGATTTAACTTCATTAACCACACCATCTGTTGAGTTTTTCTATCACATGTTCGGTGGACAGATAGGTTCTTTAGATCTAGAAATAAATGACGGAACTGGTTGGGCTAATGTCGTAACCTTAGGACCTGGTCAAATACAAACAGCTCAAGCTGATGCATGGTTATCTCAAATAAGTGATTTATCTGCATATGCCGGCGCGACTGTTCAATTTAGATTTATAGCAACTAGTAATGGTAGTTTTGAAGGTGACATCAGTTTAGATGACTTTAAGGTTGATGAGCTTCCAGCTTGTCCAAATCCTAGCATTTTGACAGCTACTAATATTACAGATTCCACAGCAGATTTAGGATGGACAGAAAATGGAATGTCTACCATCTGGAATATAGAATATGGACCTTGTGGATTTACTCCAGGAACTATGGATCCGGCTGCAGTTCAAGTGACAGGTACAACTATGAATCCATTATCAATTGCGGGATTAAGTTCTCAAACTTGTTATGAATTTTATGTAACCTCAGATTGTGGAGCTGGCGCTTTCAGTAATATGGTAGGGCCATTCTCTTTTGAAACTGCTTGTGCTGCATTTGTGGCACCTTATACAGAAGGTTTTGAAACATTCACTGTATCAACTTCATTTGTTGAAGAGAACTGTTGGAGTACACCACAAACCACCGGTTATACTTGGGATGTTAGTGGAGCAGGCACTGGATCAACAGGAACAGGTCCACTTGCAGCTGCGACAGGAACTAATTTTTTCTTTACAGAAGCAAGTTCTGGCGCGTTAGGTGCAGAAACAGAATTATTATCTCCTTTAATAGATATGTCTGCATTGACAAATCCTGCATTAACATTCAGCTATCATATGCATGGTGTTAACATGGGTACTTTACATGTGGACGTTAACGATGGGAATGGATGGGTAAATGACGTTGCATCATTTGTAGGTCAACAACAACCAGTTCAGGCTGACCCATGGATTACTACTAATGTAGGTCTAGGAGCATTTACTGGGGCAACCATTCAAGTGAGATTTAGAGGTGAGCGAGGTAATGGGTTTGAAAGTGATATGTCGATAGATGATGTTGTTGTAGATTCTTTTACAGGATGTCTTCCTCCATCTAATCTTGCGGTTTCAAATGTAACCTCTAGTACAGCAGATGTTACATGGACTGCAGGCGGTGGAGAAACGGTATGGGAATATGTAAATCAAATCGCAGGTACAGGAATTCCTACAGGAGCTGGTACATCTACCATGAATACAGCAGAATCATTATCAGGTTTAGCTTCCTCAACTAGTTTTGAAGTTTATGTGAGAGCAGATTGTGGTATGGGTAACTTTAGTGATTGGGTAGGTCCATTCACTTATCAAACCAGTTGTGCTCCATTTGTAGCTCCATATGGTACAGCTACTGGTGCGCCAGGGAATGACTTTACTGCTTATCCAGGAGTTTGCTGGTCAGAAGGAGATGATACCGCTGTTGCTGTAGGACCTAATGGTCTTGATGGTGCATGGGCAACAGACGACTTTGCTAATGATGCAGCAAGTTCTAATGGTCAGGCAGCTAAGATTAATATATGGACAACAGCAGCTATCAATGATTGGTTAGTGACTCCAGAGTTTGATTTAGGAACTGCTGGTAATTTTGAAGCTATTTTTGATATAGCTCATACTGACTTTAGTGATACTATTCCAGGAGTCTTTACTGCTGATCAACAAGTTCAATTAGTAATCACTGATGATGGTGGTATGACATGGACTACTTTACAGACATGGGATTCTACAACTACAGTTTCTAATACTGGACAAAACGTAGTGGTTGATCTAAGTGCTTATACTGGAATCGTTCAGTTAGCATTCTGGGGTTCTAATGGTGTTGCAGCTAGTGCTGGTGATTCAGAGTTCTTTGTAGATAACTTTACAATTGATGCTACGGCAAGTGCGTCAAGCGTTGAAGAATTAGGATTTACATTCTATCCTAATCCAGTAAAAGATGTATTGAATATTAATGGACTTCAAAACATTGACAGTGCAACAGTGATGAATATGTTAGGTCAACAAGTATTAAATGTTGAGCCTGGTGTAACTAACGCTCAAATAGATATGTCAACTCTTAGTGCTGGAATTTATCTAGTACAAGTAACTACTGATAGTCGTACTTCTACGATTAGAGTAGTGAAAGAGTAA